The segment CCGGTTGAATGGTAATGTATCTCTTTATCCCCAAGTATTATAACCCGTAACAAAAGCTGCTGGATTCATAAGGATCTCCAGAAGCTTTTGAATTTAATAGGGTATTTGCGAAGAGATCAATGAGACATTCTTCTCCCTCTCACAGTCCGGATCCAGAACCCGCCGTGAATGGTCTTCGAATCATTGGCGACCACAAATGCCTGCGGTTCCAGTTCTTTGATCGTCTGGTACAATTTCAATTCACGTTTCTTCGGTGTCAGGATCTGCAGCGAGCGGCGCGGCCCTTCATGCCCGTTCGTCTCCCAATCCGTCACGCCGTAACCTAGCTCACGCAATTGCTTTGACAAATGGTCCGAATTATCCGGAGACACTACCGTCGCGGTCACATAGCCGAGCGTCAGTTTGTCTTCGATGATTGAACCGACGACAATCCCAGCGCCGAAGCCAACCGCGTACGAAATCAAATTCTGGATTTCGGAAATGTTTTCGAGCACTAGCCCCAAGCCCAGAATATTGATGATAACTTCGAATACGGACAAGCCGGCTGCCAAATACCGGTAGCCTTTCATCATCAAAATCATCCGGACCGTCGACAGCGTCACATAAACGATACTGATCATGAAAATGATGATGACCAATATAATAGGATTTAAGCCCAAATAGAAACCCTTCTTCCTAATAGTTTATATTTTCCATTTTTATTTTCTCGATATGGTTCTTTTCCCCATCAAAATGAAACTAAACATGTCAGATATTTACTTGCGAAACCAGCGTATTCTTCCGGCATCCATTGCTGTGCAGCTCTCTGAAAATCTTTCCAATGCAAAAAGCAGCTGCCTTTTGAAGTGTTTAACTTCGAAGGTGGCTGCTTGTCGTACTTACTTCTTGCAATCTGTCTTTATAATACTCTATTTTTGACTCCAATTTCTTTTTCATTTGCGGGCAACGGACATCATTGTGGATCATTTCCAGCCACGTCAATCTCAATTTATAAAAGCTAATCATCACGCGATCACTCCATTTCCATCCTATAGTGAAAATAATACCTATCCAATTCACAAAATTGAATATGCATTACTATCCAAATCGAAAGAGGAAAAGTATAGTGAAAAAATGTGGGACTGAACCAAAAACACTATCGAATATGCAGATGAGCCTATCAAACTTCAAGTTATTTAATTATTCAATCTATATTAGATTTATTAATCATCTTGAGCTGCGGATAATCCGCAAAATAGCTTTGCAACGAGCTTGCGCAGGAGCACAAGTCTTTGCATTATCCAAAGCGCCGAAGCGGCAAATAAAAAATCACCTTTAGCTCAACTTATATAAACCCGAAATATTAAAAGCCATCTCCACAACTTTCCCTGTGAAGATGGCCCGTCTGCTATTCGCTCCAAAAGACTAAACTGTCTGGTTCCGCTTTGGATGCGGCTGTGTGATATCCACCGCATAAACTTTGATCCGGTTGACCATCAAATCGCGTATTCCGTAAATCGGCCGTTCCCGTTTCTGGATGTCATCCACATAGGCATTCAGCTGGTCCTGCAAGTAGACACCAAGCGGTTTGCCTTTGTATTCCTCCCCTATGCTTTCGCTATCCGCAGGGCTGCGGAATGAGATTTCAAAATACAAGTTGGATACCTCAAGCGCCTTCAGGGTTTCTCCTTCTGTATCTACACCTACCACTTCGTAATAATTGCCATATTCATCTCTCACTAAGTCATTCGCGACGATTTGCTGCATACTCATGTTTTCCATCCCCTCTCACGATTCTATTTCGACATCTTTAAAACGATTCCTCCATTATACATTGCCTGCTTCAGCCCGGTTGAAACCCGTCAAAGTGGATCGTAAAGCTTCTTTCGACAAATATTGCATGACCCCGGCCGTAAGAGTTACGTATGTCCGCTTACAATTCACTTTAATTGTTGTGCTTTCAAAGTCTTGATATCCGGTGCTATGCCGAACCATTTTTCATAGATTTCTGCATACTTCCCGTTATCGAGGAGGATATTAATGGCTTCATCGATTTCCATTTTTAAGCCGCTGCCTTTCGGGAATAAGACGCCATAAAACTCATTTTCAAAACTGTCGTCCGTAACGGCTTTTAAATTTTGTTCCGAGTGCATCTTCACATAATAGTCCACAACGGCATTATCAGCGATGACTGCATCCGCACGGCCTTTCACCAGCTCCTGGATGGCCAAGTTATGGTCTGCAAACTTCAAAACTTCTTGACTGTATTTTCCTGCAATGCTTTTTGCCGCTGTCTGCCCGGTTGAACCGTTCAACACGGCCATCTTCTTTCCTTTCAAATCGGTAACGCTCTCTATGCCACTATCTTTAGATACCATAATTTTGTGTGTAGATAAATAATAGGGCACGGAAAAATCATATGTCTGTTTCCGCTTATCAGTGATCGTGATAGAAGAAATCGCCATATCCGCCGTTTTACTTTCGATTTCCTCAAACATCGGTTCCCAGCCGACTGCTTCGATATCCGCTTCATACCCCGCTTCCAGTGCAACTGCTTTTGCAAAGTCAACCCCGAATCCGACGACTTCTTCACCCTCCATATACTCCATCGGGGCATAGGCACCGTCCGTCACGATTCTTAGTATTTTCTTTTCTTCAACCGCTGCTTTTTCGACAGCTTGACTGCTCTCCGGTTCACTCTTTCCACATGCAGACAGAAGCGCCACTATGACAAGCATCAACATAAAGTTCAAGAGCGAGAATTTCTTCATCAGTTGTTCCCCTTTTTATTAAGGTATTTTTAAAAATACCTGTATTGTACGAAACAAATTCCCCTTGCACCATTATCTTTCTTAGAACTGTAGTGGCAAATAAATGAAGCTGAAAAATCCCATTGTATACATTCTATTGAGGAAAGGTTAAATATGGGTAAAGTATAATATTTGAGCAATAAAAAAAGATGGCTTCGAAGTTTCGAAACCATCTTTTTGCTTTAAACATTGAAAGTATGTTTTCATCTTTCACTGTCTCAGCCGCCACTAAACATCTTTAATTCTTCTCTCTTACTCAATTGTGCTTCATAGCTTCAACTCGTTCGCTTCAGAAGTAACCTCCCGAGCCGGCACTCCCATAACAGTCGTATATTCCCTGACGTCTTCTATCACAGCCGATCCAGCGCGGACAACACTCCACTGGCCAATTTCTTTTGTCGCAGTTACACTTGCGCCCGCCTCGATCAAGACTCCTTCTCCAAGTTTAGTCACTCCTGCCACTGTTGCACCAGGAGATACATGGACATAGTCTCCCACCACACAATCATGTTCCACTACAGAACGCGAATTTATAATCGTATGATCGCCGACGATTGCCGCTGCGTTTACCACCGCTCCCGGCATTACGACAGTGCCGTGCCCAATGGCGGCGCTCGGGCTGACAATGGCATCTTTATGGATGGCGGTCGCATATTGATCGGCGTTTAACGCCAGGCGCTCAACGATTTTTCTTCTCACTGAGTTAGCCCCAATCGCTACAATCACTTTAGCCTGCTCTTCCCCAAGCAAGTGCCCTACTTCAGAAACCGGTCCAAACCAGCAGCCATCTTCCTTAAAAAGCTCAGCGTATTTATCATCCAGCTTTGCTACTATTTGATTGCCTGAAGAATTAACGATATCAGCAATGACACGAGCATGGCCGCTGTCGCCTATTAATAAGATGTTCATGTCAAGCACCTCCTGAATCAGATTTACCCTTTAGGCTTATTATAAGACAATAGCAAACTTATTGATCTATACAATTTTGGAAAATTATATATATTTCTTTCTAAACAAATTATAACCAACTTACCTGCTTTTTTCTCTTTCCCTGCAACGTCTTTTCTATAAGGCACCCCTTTCTTTCGGTTATCGCTCCATTCAACCGTTATAAACTTCCGGTCATATGCATTACCAAATAACAGCCACCTTCGAAATCGATTGATTTCATTGAAGATGGCTGCCGCGAATTAAAGTATGATTTTATTGGAGATTCCCGCTATCATTGTCTATCCAGACCATCGAGCGCTTTCTTCAAATCTTCTGCCAAGACTGGCCCCATCGTCTTCGAATACAAAGTAGTCAGATGATGTTCGTCACGGTAGACAAGGACATTCCCGATAGCCGGAGGACAAGTTTCGTCATCGCAGAAGTAAGGGGATGTATCAAAAAAGGTCACATTGCCGGGAAGGTTTTCTGTGTTTTCCCATGGCAGGACAGCGGATAATACCTCTTCCCGTGGAACGGAGCATTCTTCCGGAGTCTCCTCCATACAGGATGGGATATCCTTTGGCATTCTCGGGTTGTCCCGGACCGCGAATATCTCCGTAATGCCTTCAAACACTTCCCATTTCTCGATATAGCCGCGAGGGACATTATCTTCTGCCTGGACGTTCGCCGTGGTGAAAATCATATCCGGCGGATCGTTTTTCAGCATTTCCGTCACTGTTTCGTTCCATTCCATACAAGACTCGGTCAAAGCCCCCTCCAGATCATCTGTGGTAAACCGGCAGGCATCTTTGATGTAGACATCAATCTGCAGCTTCAGTTCCGGGGCTATTGTCTCCAAAGCCGGGAACCAGTGGCCGGAATGCGATCCCCCGACTAGGGCAATGATGTAATCGGGATTTTCCGTTTCACCGAACGAGCATTTATTGACGTCCGGATTATCACTGTAGGTGGAGCAATTTCCTTTTTTGTAGAAAATCGGAAGATCGCCTTTTGCAAGTGCCGGTGAAGGAACTGGTGCTACGTTTTCTGCCGGTACAATGTTTTCTGAAACAACGCGTGCTCCCGGATATTCTTCGACTGAATATTCGACCGCTGCTTCCTCGTTAAGGCTTGCCTGAACATAGAGGTTCCATGAAGCTCCCACCAATATGACAGGCAGCATGATCGCTACCAGCACTTTCCCTAACTGCCTTTTCGACTGGCGGACATTCAATCCGCGGACCGGCGCTTCGATCAGCTTGCTGGTGATGACTGACAGGATAAACGATACTGTCAGAATGGCGAGTCCGGCCTGCAGCGAAACCGTAGCCGTGCTGAAATATGCATAATAGAAAACCAGCAGCGGCCAGTGCCATAGATAAAACCCGTAGGAAATACTGCCGAAGTACATGAACGGTTTCGTACTCAATAGCCGTTGCACGCCGAAACGGCCGGTGTTTTCAGCTGCAATGATGACAAAAATAACACCCATGGTCGGCAATAATGCTGCATACCCCGGGAACACGCTTGATACCGGCAGAAGCATGCCGGTAAAACAAATAATGGCCAGACCAATCCAACCAATGATGAAACTAATGGCTTTATTGAATGTCAAATAAGGGATCAGCAGCGCCAGAATGCCGCCTAAACTGAATTCCCATGCCCGGGCAAAAGTATCAAAATAAGCCCAGGGCTGATTGGCTTCAGTGATGTATATAGAATATCCGAGAGAAACTGCAAAAATTGCAACCAATGCTGTTAACAGCGTTTTCCGGACAGGCATCTTCAACACTTTTTTTGCTAGAAGATAGACCGCTGTAATGATGAACGGCCAGGTTATGTAAAATTGTCCTTGTATAGAAAGAGCCCAAAAATGTTGAAGCGGGCTGGCTTCATTGTTTTGCCCTAAGTAGTCCACCGCACTCGTTGCCAACTGCCAATTCTGGAAATAAAACATAGATGAAAAAAGCTCAGAAATCGTCTGCTTCCAAAAAGTCTGCGGCAGTATCCAGATAGATAGGAGGGCGGTAACCAGCAGGACAGTAAATGAGAGGGGTATCAGCCGTTTCGCCAGACCCAGCAAATTCTCAATGAAATTAATTTTTCCATCTCGCTCCATTCGCGACAATAAAGAAGTGGTAATCAAGTATCCTGAAACAATGAAAAAGACGTCAACGCCTCCAGAAACTGAACCGATCCAAATATGATATACCGCGACCAGCAAAGCCGCAACTGCCCTAACCCCCTCCAGCTCGGGGCGGAACTTTTTTTCAGGCATCCTTAAATCCGTCAATGCCTACATCTCCTTTCACCTTTCAAGTTATAACAAAAATTTATCTACACAGAAATACAGAAACCGATCTCGCCCATTATGTCGGCCTTGTAAGGAAATCTCCCGCTAAAACCTAAGGACGGGCATAAACATAGAAGATTCATAAAATAGCTCAACCTTTTTTCAGTTATTGCTTTTAAAAAAACAACGAAAAAGAACATGCCTTACCTTGCATTTCATAAAAAAGCATACCTTTTAAAGGTATCACAAAATAACAATTATTACTCTAAAATTTTATAATTTATACAAAAAACAGAGAAGTAAAGTCATCAAACTAAAACGAGTGCCTCTTAGCTAAATGAAACAAGCTATCGTAAAATAGAAAAGGTTCATATTTCCTTTTCCTTTACATAAAAACAACCTTCCTCTATTGATGGGAGGAAGGTTGTTTTTAACGCCTATATCATTACCATGTTTAATCTGTCTTACCGGAATTTTTCGTTCATCGCTCGTGCTAGGAATGTGGAAAACTGTGCCCTTGTCGTCGCGTTTTTCGGCTTGAAAGTCTGATCGGGGAATCCGGTAGTAATTCCGTTTTTAGCTAGACTTGAAATATACTCCTTCGCCCAAGATGAAGAAACATCGGTAAAGTTCTTGGGTGAGGACCCTTCCAGGTTATAAGCAATTACAAGGATTTTCGACATTTCGGCGCGTGTCAAGATTTGATCCGGCTTGAACGAGCCGCCCGGATAACCGTTAAACAAACCAAATTCCGAGACAGCGGCAACATAATCTTTTGCCCAGTGGGAAGAACGAACATCTTCAAAAGCGGAATTCGTAATGGGCACCGGCAAGTCTAAAGCAACTGCAAGCATTTTGGCCGCTTCAGCGCGCGTGACATTTTTATCCGGCTGAAAACTGCCATCCGGATACCCTGCAAGGATTTTCTGATCGGCCAGATACATCACTTCATCATAAGCCCAATAACCCGATTTCAAGTCACTATAATTCCCATCCTTCACGACTATTGTTTTTATCTCACTGACATTTCCAGAAGCATCGGTTGCCGTAACCGATAATTTGGTTCCCGTCTTCTGGTTCGAAATTTTCACCGTGTAATTTCCTTTCGCATCGGCTGTCCCTGTTCCAATCAATGATGTTCCGTTTTTCACAGCAATATCGGAACCGATTTCCGCTTTTCCTGTCACTGTTGATGAATAATGATAAACCTCGTTTACAGCAGGGAGCACCGGGGCGGTGATGTCTTTCACAATCATCTCAGTCACTTCACTGATGTTTCCAGCGGTATCTGTTGCCGTAATGGTCAATTTGGTTCCCGCTTTTTGCTTAGGAATTGTTACTTTATAGCTTCCAGGCACGAAATGGTCCGTCTTTCCAATAATGGTATCTCCGTCCTTCACTGTAATGAATGTCGACTCTTGAGTGACACCGGTTTCTGGCACACTTTCCACGGTCGTTGATTTTTCTGTAATTTCTTTAACCATAGGTGCCGCCGGAGCGGTTTTATCGATAAAAAACCAAATATGAGATGAATTGCCCGTTAAATCGGTGACTCTGAGTGAATACTCTCCTTCTTCAGAAATCACTGTGCCGCTTATATAAGGTTTTCCGTTCAATGTAGCCGTTCCTTCACTGAATGTCGGAACGATATGGGTGTTAAAATAACCGAATTCCGCTCCTTCAATTTTCGGCGGTGTTTTGTCCATCGTGAAATCGGCGACTGTCTGATTTCCTAATGCATCTATCGCCTTAACTGTATAGAAGCCTTCTTCTGTAACTTCATGGCCACTTGCTATTTCCATGCCGTTCAAAGTAGCCGTTCCTTCATGGAACACCAATTCGAAATCGATATTGGCATACTTTCCTATTGGACCGAACCATTCCCCAGGGATAGAACTAAAGATAATAGGCCCGGTCTTATCAATTGAAAAATTCACTTTCGTTTGATTGCCTGCCTCGTCTTTGACGACCAATACATAATTCGCTTCTTCTGTCACCAGCGTGCCGCTGTCAAAAGGCTCTCCATTTAAAGTGGCAATCCCTTCAAATTCAGGTGTTACTTCTGATCCATAGGCACGCCCTGGTTCAATTCCGGATACTTCCGGAGCAGTGCGGTCTATTCTAAAAGAAAAAATGGTTTCATTGCCTGCATTGTCGGCCACTACTAAGGTATGACGGCCTTCGGTTGAAATCACAGTGCCGCTCTTGAACGGTTCACCGTTCAATGTTCCAATTCCTTCTTCAAAAACCGGCTGCACTTCTTTGGCCACGCTATTTTGCGTGATCCCGGATACAGTCGGAGCCGTTTTGTCTATTTCAAATTCA is part of the Planococcus shenhongbingii genome and harbors:
- a CDS encoding DUF2179 domain-containing protein; this encodes MGLNPIILVIIIFMISIVYVTLSTVRMILMMKGYRYLAAGLSVFEVIINILGLGLVLENISEIQNLISYAVGFGAGIVVGSIIEDKLTLGYVTATVVSPDNSDHLSKQLRELGYGVTDWETNGHEGPRRSLQILTPKKRELKLYQTIKELEPQAFVVANDSKTIHGGFWIRTVRGRRMSH
- a CDS encoding transporter substrate-binding domain-containing protein; the protein is MKKFSLLNFMLMLVIVALLSACGKSEPESSQAVEKAAVEEKKILRIVTDGAYAPMEYMEGEEVVGFGVDFAKAVALEAGYEADIEAVGWEPMFEEIESKTADMAISSITITDKRKQTYDFSVPYYLSTHKIMVSKDSGIESVTDLKGKKMAVLNGSTGQTAAKSIAGKYSQEVLKFADHNLAIQELVKGRADAVIADNAVVDYYVKMHSEQNLKAVTDDSFENEFYGVLFPKGSGLKMEIDEAINILLDNGKYAEIYEKWFGIAPDIKTLKAQQLK
- a CDS encoding acetyltransferase, giving the protein MNILLIGDSGHARVIADIVNSSGNQIVAKLDDKYAELFKEDGCWFGPVSEVGHLLGEEQAKVIVAIGANSVRRKIVERLALNADQYATAIHKDAIVSPSAAIGHGTVVMPGAVVNAAAIVGDHTIINSRSVVEHDCVVGDYVHVSPGATVAGVTKLGEGVLIEAGASVTATKEIGQWSVVRAGSAVIEDVREYTTVMGVPAREVTSEANELKL
- a CDS encoding acyltransferase family protein → MTDLRMPEKKFRPELEGVRAVAALLVAVYHIWIGSVSGGVDVFFIVSGYLITTSLLSRMERDGKINFIENLLGLAKRLIPLSFTVLLVTALLSIWILPQTFWKQTISELFSSMFYFQNWQLATSAVDYLGQNNEASPLQHFWALSIQGQFYITWPFIITAVYLLAKKVLKMPVRKTLLTALVAIFAVSLGYSIYITEANQPWAYFDTFARAWEFSLGGILALLIPYLTFNKAISFIIGWIGLAIICFTGMLLPVSSVFPGYAALLPTMGVIFVIIAAENTGRFGVQRLLSTKPFMYFGSISYGFYLWHWPLLVFYYAYFSTATVSLQAGLAILTVSFILSVITSKLIEAPVRGLNVRQSKRQLGKVLVAIMLPVILVGASWNLYVQASLNEEAAVEYSVEEYPGARVVSENIVPAENVAPVPSPALAKGDLPIFYKKGNCSTYSDNPDVNKCSFGETENPDYIIALVGGSHSGHWFPALETIAPELKLQIDVYIKDACRFTTDDLEGALTESCMEWNETVTEMLKNDPPDMIFTTANVQAEDNVPRGYIEKWEVFEGITEIFAVRDNPRMPKDIPSCMEETPEECSVPREEVLSAVLPWENTENLPGNVTFFDTSPYFCDDETCPPAIGNVLVYRDEHHLTTLYSKTMGPVLAEDLKKALDGLDRQ
- a CDS encoding S-layer homology domain-containing protein, whose amino-acid sequence is MRKKLILSAIVWSLLCTLLPPASVIAAEDATAPKFYGIEVGQSKATSGENVKVSVEASDEGSGIDTVEVVYQYGATNDAESFQLNWNGITQKYEGSMEVNGKSFGLNGTWRIAYILLTDKSGNKLQVFNQRPYPMPHESISMDLSAGNLLIHGNDITSPVYHSLTVDKNKTAAGEQVKISLKASDQESGVDYATVRYENRSNYTQSDDILLQFNSATGFFEGTVKIENSIVGGRWIVSELAIYDKNFNFTYLHNRETQGDWQDTVDFSEADFIVVDETAPVVTGVLANGIYNRDVYPAFNEGTATLNNKPFESGSAVSKEGTYILSVKDSVGNATSIEFEIDKTAPTVSGITQNSVAKEVQPVFEEGIGTLNGEPFKSGTVISTEGRHTLVVADNAGNETIFSFRIDRTAPEVSGIEPGRAYGSEVTPEFEGIATLNGEPFDSGTLVTEEANYVLVVKDEAGNQTKVNFSIDKTGPIIFSSIPGEWFGPIGKYANIDFELVFHEGTATLNGMEIASGHEVTEEGFYTVKAIDALGNQTVADFTMDKTPPKIEGAEFGYFNTHIVPTFSEGTATLNGKPYISGTVISEEGEYSLRVTDLTGNSSHIWFFIDKTAPAAPMVKEITEKSTTVESVPETGVTQESTFITVKDGDTIIGKTDHFVPGSYKVTIPKQKAGTKLTITATDTAGNISEVTEMIVKDITAPVLPAVNEVYHYSSTVTGKAEIGSDIAVKNGTSLIGTGTADAKGNYTVKISNQKTGTKLSVTATDASGNVSEIKTIVVKDGNYSDLKSGYWAYDEVMYLADQKILAGYPDGSFQPDKNVTRAEAAKMLAVALDLPVPITNSAFEDVRSSHWAKDYVAAVSEFGLFNGYPGGSFKPDQILTRAEMSKILVIAYNLEGSSPKNFTDVSSSWAKEYISSLAKNGITTGFPDQTFKPKNATTRAQFSTFLARAMNEKFR